A genomic region of uncultured Paludibaculum sp. contains the following coding sequences:
- a CDS encoding ABC transporter permease, with translation MATWRQDITYAFRRLRKSPGFAAAAVLSIGLGIAANSTIFSMVSAFVLKPAPVGDPATLLSLYTQHKGDCCSEFSHPLFEDVRDQTKSFEGVAAYFPLMPASIGGKGEPTRVWGQAASANYFELARLRMPMGRGFLKGEEKAQVVVLSYGLWQRRFGGDPSILGAGVNLSGKPFTVVGITPAGFRGLDLGLNTELWVPLGTVDQLMPKLPERNSRHASWLMVMARVKDGVSRESAQAELTGLGARIAQLYPKNDEGLGFHVEQAGTMMPNLKKGVTLFLGALSVVVLLVLCIACANVANLLLAQASARQKEMAVRLALGATRGQLIRQMLAESTMLALGGGLFGVALSLWSTQALSSFKLPIPLPVDLRVGVDAQVLLYTFLLSVGTGLLFGLAPALAASRPILASALKGEDVLARPGRRWTMRNVLVVGQVAMSLTLLCATGLFLRSLQSASNIEIGFRSKGILMMAVDPRLHGYTPERTSQFLDQIRQRALGLPGVTSAAVTDIVPLSIGGTTNGMRPEGRPEKEGESNLSVDVYMASAGYFETMGIARVAGRDFANESPTAPKVAIVNETLVKKLFPGENPVGQRIVGGGGGPYEIIGVVKNSKSRTLGEDPRPMMYRAVSQEAGTDVSFMGYSVMVRTNGNAAALAPALRREIQTMDPNMAIFNAESMEEHLRNALFLPRLAGTLFGVFGGVGLLLAAVGLYGVMSYSVSRRRREIGIRMALGAQAGNVQGMIVKQGLVMTAIATVVGLAAALASAKLAAGILYGVQPHDLTTFVAVPVFLASVALLASWIPARRAAKVDPMTALRYE, from the coding sequence ATGGCTACCTGGCGGCAGGACATCACTTATGCGTTTCGGAGATTGCGGAAGTCGCCGGGATTCGCGGCGGCGGCGGTGCTGTCGATTGGACTGGGCATCGCGGCGAACTCGACCATCTTCTCGATGGTGAGCGCGTTTGTGCTGAAGCCGGCTCCGGTGGGGGATCCAGCGACGCTGCTAAGCCTGTATACGCAGCACAAGGGCGATTGCTGCAGTGAGTTCTCGCATCCACTGTTTGAGGACGTGCGCGACCAGACGAAGTCGTTTGAGGGCGTGGCGGCGTATTTCCCGCTGATGCCGGCCTCGATTGGCGGGAAGGGCGAGCCGACCCGGGTGTGGGGACAAGCTGCGTCGGCGAACTATTTCGAGCTGGCGCGGCTGCGGATGCCGATGGGGCGAGGGTTCCTGAAAGGCGAAGAGAAGGCCCAGGTCGTGGTGTTGAGCTACGGATTGTGGCAACGGCGGTTCGGAGGGGATCCCTCCATTCTCGGCGCGGGGGTGAACCTGTCGGGCAAGCCGTTCACGGTGGTGGGCATCACACCGGCCGGTTTTCGAGGGTTGGACCTGGGGTTGAATACGGAACTGTGGGTTCCGCTGGGGACGGTGGATCAGTTGATGCCGAAGCTGCCGGAGCGGAACAGCCGGCACGCTTCCTGGCTGATGGTGATGGCGCGGGTCAAAGATGGGGTGAGCCGCGAGTCCGCGCAGGCGGAGTTGACCGGTTTGGGCGCTCGCATCGCGCAGTTGTATCCCAAGAATGATGAGGGGCTGGGGTTCCATGTCGAGCAGGCCGGCACGATGATGCCGAATCTCAAGAAGGGCGTGACGCTGTTCCTGGGGGCGCTGAGCGTGGTGGTGCTGCTGGTGCTGTGCATTGCCTGCGCGAACGTGGCGAACCTGCTGCTGGCCCAGGCGTCGGCGCGGCAGAAGGAGATGGCGGTGCGGCTGGCGCTGGGGGCGACGCGCGGCCAGTTGATCCGGCAGATGCTGGCGGAAAGTACGATGCTGGCGCTGGGCGGCGGGCTGTTCGGGGTGGCGCTGTCGTTGTGGTCGACGCAGGCGCTGTCGTCTTTTAAACTGCCGATTCCGTTGCCGGTGGATTTACGGGTGGGGGTGGATGCCCAGGTTCTGTTGTATACGTTCCTGCTGAGCGTGGGGACGGGTTTGCTGTTCGGCCTGGCTCCGGCGCTGGCTGCGTCGCGGCCGATTCTGGCGAGCGCGTTGAAGGGGGAAGACGTGCTCGCCCGGCCGGGCCGGCGGTGGACGATGCGGAATGTGCTGGTGGTGGGGCAGGTGGCGATGTCGCTGACGCTGCTGTGCGCGACGGGGCTGTTCCTGCGCAGCCTGCAGAGCGCGTCGAATATCGAGATCGGCTTCCGGTCGAAGGGGATCCTCATGATGGCGGTGGATCCGCGGCTGCACGGTTACACGCCGGAACGGACCAGCCAGTTTCTGGATCAGATCCGCCAGCGGGCCCTGGGGTTGCCGGGTGTGACCTCGGCGGCGGTGACGGATATCGTGCCGCTGTCGATTGGCGGGACGACGAATGGCATGCGCCCGGAGGGGCGTCCGGAGAAGGAAGGCGAGTCCAACCTCAGCGTCGATGTGTACATGGCCTCGGCCGGATACTTCGAAACGATGGGCATCGCGCGGGTGGCGGGCCGCGACTTCGCGAACGAGTCGCCCACAGCGCCCAAGGTAGCTATTGTGAACGAAACGCTGGTGAAGAAGCTGTTCCCCGGCGAGAATCCGGTGGGGCAGCGGATCGTGGGTGGAGGCGGCGGGCCTTACGAGATCATCGGCGTGGTGAAGAACTCGAAGTCGCGGACGCTGGGTGAAGATCCACGGCCGATGATGTACCGGGCGGTGTCGCAGGAGGCCGGGACGGATGTTTCGTTCATGGGTTACTCGGTGATGGTTCGGACGAACGGCAATGCGGCGGCGCTGGCGCCCGCGCTGCGGCGGGAGATCCAGACGATGGATCCGAATATGGCGATCTTCAATGCCGAGAGCATGGAGGAGCATCTGCGGAATGCGTTGTTCCTGCCCAGGCTGGCCGGGACGCTGTTTGGCGTGTTCGGTGGAGTGGGCCTGCTGCTGGCGGCGGTTGGGTTGTATGGCGTGATGAGCTACTCGGTGAGCCGGCGGCGCCGGGAGATCGGGATCCGCATGGCTCTGGGGGCGCAGGCCGGGAATGTGCAGGGCATGATCGTGAAGCAGGGCCTGGTGATGACCGCAATCGCGACAGTGGTGGGGCTGGCGGCCGCGCTGGCGAGCGCGAAGCTGGCGGCGGGGATCCTGTATGGTGTGCAGCCGCACGATTTGACGACGTTCGTGGCCGTGCCGGTATTCCTGGCGAGCGTGGCGCTGCTGGCGAGCTGGATTCCGGCAAGGCGGGCGGCCAAGGTGGATCCGATGACGGCGTTGCGGTATGAGTGA